The genomic window AGACAGGTCGTGTCGAGTGAGAATCGAACCAGCGGGGGCAcactaagtgcacccactaggtgtagtccccgagaccgcggtcgactgtaGGCAGTTGGTGGTGGTCTGAGAACAGAGACCGAGACCGAGACCGCGGTTGAATGTTTTTGTTTGCGTGTTTTTTTACTCCTTCCACTCGTGTTGGGCGGACCATGCCGAGTGGGAAATCAAACCAATGGGGGcatgccaagtgcacccactgggtgtagtcctcgaggctgctgttgaatgtttgattcgATAGTAGTCTTAGAACTCATTTTGTCATAATAATCTGAACTTGCATCTTATCACTTGGAAATGACTTATCCTTGTTTCTAACGACTGATTTGTCTTGTTTGttgattgcagaaatcttgtgaacTTGGGACCAAATTTGCATATCTGGAGAAGAAGCAAATCAAACTCAACCTCGATCTGGAACTGGCCAAGAAGAATCTGAAGAAAGCCCGGGATGAAGCTACTGCCATGGGAGGTAACAACTTGTCGACTGCTTGCCTTGTGATATTTTTCTTTCATCCTTTGAACTGAGTGATTCCACTCGAGCAGATGTGCGTAGTGAAAACCGTCAACTCCAAGCTCGATTGAAGAATGTTATTTCTTTAGACAAAATGAAGCAGGATCTGGAGCAGAAGGGTCTTGACCTTGCAACGATGTAGAAGACGGCGCGGGAGAAAACAGAACTTGCTgacaagaagctggcttcagtcagAAAGTTGGAAGAAGAGAACGCCAAGTTGAAAACTGATGTTGATAAAGCGAAGAAGGACATTGTGCAGCTGAAGGAGGAGAAGGTGGCCTTGGCGGACAGAGTTGAAGTTCTCACTCGGGAGAGAGATGAACTGGAAACTTATCTggggagccttgccaagaagatGCTCCTCATGCTTGAAGGTACTTTTCTCTATCCGACTGACTGCACAGAACTTTTCCATCATGTTACAGTCACTTCAACACCTTTTTGTGTATGCATAATTTTGTTAGAACTTCAAGGaagagactgggcggatcgagaCAGGCCTAGACCCCATCAACTCTCCCGTCAAGGACAAAGTTGCAATGAACGTGTTGTGACTGGAATCTCTCCTTGCCAGTGTCTTGGATTACATCGCTCGACTGAAAGTCGCGCTATCCCGGATTGACAAGGAGTTATGGCCAAGGGATGTGCTTCTAAACtatcggatgtggggttccggctaacccttaaggttggaacactagggtgcacgcgaagtctttcccttctaccaatctatgctctagctcgctaagatcttgtggacaaactcgacgaactcgcaacatggagatacacggggtttatactggttcgggccaccgttgtggtgtaataccctactccagtgtggtggtggtggattgcctcttgggctgatgatgaacagtacaagggaagaactgcctcctgaggttgaggtgttcttgtgtgtATGAACTTGTGTGTCTCCCTCCCcctcctactatggtggctagacctatttatagaggccctggtcctcctcccaaatatcaagcgggaagggagccaacaatggcgggctaatttgaagggggacaactagtatgAGCTATCCTggcaaaagtagtcttcgcctgcacatagctctggtggtgacgccgtcttgggctccacaatgacctccatcttgcagtccatggtcttggtcttgttgcaccgaaatggcaacctttgcatGTGGCCTCGGTACCCCACGGCTCCGCTTGCCCCctgtgcaccaaagaggaaacaaggacgctgtgcgcgctggcgcccgcctggcgcccgcctggtgtcgatcgtcatggctcacgtcacgagagcctcgcgaggtttgccccgccttgatatctccgctcctcgcgagcctgcctggctaggccacTCCATAGGATGTCTTGACGtcatccgcctcgt from Triticum urartu cultivar G1812 unplaced genomic scaffold, Tu2.1 TuUngrouped_contig_201, whole genome shotgun sequence includes these protein-coding regions:
- the LOC125526830 gene encoding uncharacterized protein LOC125526830; the encoded protein is MLQAGLMMDQLKVVYNNSKAAYDASSALQANLRKSCELGTKFAYLEKKQIKLNLDLELAKKNLKKARDEATAMGDVRSENRQLQARLKNVISLDKMKQDLEQKGLDLATM